Proteins from one Malaya genurostris strain Urasoe2022 chromosome 2, Malgen_1.1, whole genome shotgun sequence genomic window:
- the LOC131430822 gene encoding uncharacterized protein LOC131430822, producing MISFWHILLFIFAALFLKTNSQAPCPFCKCECENRSPLNVKQHSCVMIRSMKNLGWLYADRNNVFTPNKHRYVYMSKSQTVGNRDAQWNVKVEPYYKKSYPLNNAGLGEWLIPGSDQLARNAERRYVFTHQQQKSVIPKEGYFQFIKDPNNTLLGYRIRNAWSGEYLYVDEEYHQGGNFRVYLYRQHGNYDMTDKKYWFDLIPCP from the coding sequence ATGATCTCGTTTTGGCATATACTGTTGTTCATTTTCGCAGCACTGTTCCTGAAGACCAACTCCCAAGCGCCGTGTCCGTTTTGcaaatgtgaatgtgaaaatcGTTCTCCGTTGAATGTGAAACAACATAGTTGTGTCATGATACGAAGTATGAAAAATTTAGGTTGGCTCTACGCAGATAGAAACAACGTGTTCACGCCTAACAAACATCGATACGTCTACATGTCGAAATCTCAGACCGTGGGGAATCGCGATGCCCAGTGGAACGTTAAAGTCGAACCGTACTACAAGAAATCGTACCCTCTGAACAACGCGGGCCTGGGAGAGTGGTTAATCCCGGGCTCAGATCAGCTAGCACGAAACGCTGAAAGACGCTATGTCTTCACCCATCAACAACAGAAATCGGTAATTCCCAAAGAAGGATATTTCCAGTTCATCAAGGATCCAAACAATACCCTCCTCGGCTACCGGATACGGAATGCATGGTCCGGTGAATATCTGTATGTTGACGAAGAGTACCATCAAGGAGGAAACTTTCGAGTGTACCTATATCGACAGCACGGAAACTATGATATGACTGACAAGAAGTACTGGTTCGATCTAATCCCGTGTCCATAA